The Scleropages formosus chromosome 11, fSclFor1.1, whole genome shotgun sequence genome window below encodes:
- the ctxnd1 gene encoding cortexin domain-containing 1 produces MEETTPDPAFVDVDQGLTLACIAFLCLLLVAMIIRCAKVIMDPYSAIPTSTWEEQHLDD; encoded by the coding sequence ATGGAGGAGACAACACCCGACCCCGCCTTCGTCGACGTGGACCAGGGACTCACTCTGGCCTGCATCGCATTCCTCTGCCTTCTGCTGGTGGCCATGATCATTCGCTGTGCCAAAGTCATCATGGACCCCTACAGTGccatccccacctccacctgggAGGAGCAGCACCTGGATGACTAG